In Colwellia sp. M166, a genomic segment contains:
- a CDS encoding AI-2E family transporter: protein MALQGKTDGAVKFLLVTAALFVVLAGIKTAATLLVPFLLSTFIAIICNPLVVKAAHYKIPKPVAVVFVIGIFVSIALSLAGLVGNSLNELSQLIPEYRAQLQEHFVWLTQQLDAYNIKISSDLLIEYFDPSAAMGLAANMLSGLGGVMANLFLIIITVIFMLFEASSVSHKLHLALDDPQARIKQIDQFLASVNNYLAIKTLVSIATGIIVSTMLWAFGLDFYLLWGVLAFLLNYIPNIGSIIAAVPAMSLAVLQLGPAAAGLIGLGYLTINTVMGNVVEPRYLGRGLGLSTLVVFISLIFWGWLLGTVGMLLSVPLTMIIKIALENSAEGSWFAVLLSSEDSGETSSVQPSEVVSKND, encoded by the coding sequence ATGGCTTTACAAGGTAAGACTGACGGCGCAGTGAAGTTTTTATTAGTGACCGCGGCATTATTCGTGGTACTCGCCGGTATAAAAACCGCAGCAACCTTACTGGTGCCATTTTTACTATCGACGTTTATCGCCATTATTTGTAATCCGTTGGTGGTTAAGGCGGCGCACTATAAAATACCAAAACCGGTAGCGGTTGTTTTTGTTATCGGAATTTTTGTTTCAATAGCGCTGTCGCTTGCTGGGCTGGTCGGTAATTCATTAAATGAGTTATCGCAACTTATTCCTGAATACCGAGCACAGCTTCAAGAGCATTTTGTCTGGTTAACTCAGCAACTTGATGCCTACAATATTAAAATATCGTCAGACTTATTAATTGAATATTTTGATCCTTCAGCCGCTATGGGCTTAGCTGCGAATATGCTTAGTGGCTTAGGTGGTGTGATGGCGAATTTATTTCTAATTATCATTACTGTGATTTTTATGCTGTTTGAAGCTTCTTCGGTGTCGCATAAATTACATTTGGCACTAGATGACCCACAAGCACGCATAAAACAAATCGATCAGTTTTTAGCGTCGGTAAATAATTACCTCGCGATAAAAACCTTAGTAAGTATTGCCACCGGTATAATTGTTTCAACTATGTTGTGGGCCTTTGGTTTAGATTTTTACTTATTGTGGGGCGTGTTAGCCTTTTTACTTAATTACATTCCAAATATTGGCTCAATTATCGCTGCTGTACCAGCAATGTCATTAGCTGTTTTACAATTAGGGCCAGCCGCCGCAGGTCTTATTGGTTTAGGGTATTTAACCATTAACACTGTGATGGGCAATGTCGTTGAACCGCGTTATTTAGGGCGAGGTCTTGGGCTTTCAACCTTAGTGGTGTTTATTTCATTAATCTTTTGGGGGTGGTTATTAGGTACCGTTGGCATGTTGTTGTCAGTCCCTTTGACTATGATCATCAAAATTGCCTTAGAAAACTCGGCAGAAGGGAGTTGGTTTGCGGTGCTATTGTCTAGTGAAGATTCGGGTGAAACGTCAAGTGTTCAGCCTAGCGAAGTCGTATCAAAAAACGATTAA
- a CDS encoding MarC family protein, translating into MIDILAVFITFFAVIDPIGTVPVFIAVTDQYDQKTKRRIALLSTIVSMCVLLFFVVVGEFVLKALSIPLPAFQISGGIILFLFALNMIFGDSKPEEEIRLLDQSHKDTAVFPLAVPSIASPGAMLAAVLLTKNSVYSIWEQIQTAAVMLSVLVITYLLMLLAGSINKIIGSSGASVISRVMGLILASVATTNILVGFSEYYSVQ; encoded by the coding sequence ATGATAGATATTTTAGCTGTTTTTATTACTTTTTTTGCCGTTATAGACCCAATCGGCACGGTACCAGTTTTCATCGCTGTAACCGATCAATATGACCAAAAAACCAAGCGCCGCATTGCTTTATTATCTACCATTGTTTCAATGTGCGTATTATTGTTTTTTGTTGTTGTGGGTGAATTTGTACTCAAAGCGCTATCAATTCCGTTGCCTGCATTTCAAATATCAGGCGGTATTATATTATTCCTCTTCGCGTTAAATATGATCTTTGGCGACAGCAAACCTGAAGAAGAAATAAGATTATTAGATCAATCTCATAAAGATACTGCGGTTTTCCCACTTGCTGTACCTTCAATTGCAAGCCCTGGTGCAATGTTAGCAGCCGTTTTACTCACTAAAAATTCGGTATACAGTATTTGGGAGCAAATACAAACAGCGGCGGTGATGCTGTCAGTGTTAGTGATAACTTATCTCTTAATGCTGCTAGCGGGCTCTATTAATAAAATTATAGGCAGCAGTGGCGCTAGTGTCATAAGTCGAGTGATGGGGTTAATACTTGCCTCTGTTGCAACGACAAACATTCTTGTAGGTTTCAGTGAATATTATAGTGTTCAGTAA
- a CDS encoding DUF2947 family protein, with the protein MLLPEQILAHLAWDNNTVVYYCSARDNVIETTWAVFKRCWKNFLFMDDGAILIAKKRKETAQFLSTGYFKVGHKPI; encoded by the coding sequence GTGCTTTTACCCGAGCAAATATTAGCCCATTTAGCATGGGATAATAATACCGTAGTTTATTATTGCAGTGCTCGTGATAACGTTATCGAAACAACGTGGGCGGTATTCAAGCGTTGTTGGAAAAACTTTTTGTTCATGGATGACGGTGCTATTTTAATTGCTAAAAAACGCAAAGAAACCGCACAGTTTCTTTCAACCGGTTATTTTAAAGTAGGCCACAAACCGATATAA
- a CDS encoding DUF2947 family protein, whose translation MNYISIDELKNAWIFKHKSLPIKIGDKRMIKPMATSRAKMLWDGNISKQVDHPDFFKKGDWPENSKNWTDNGKWESIWDSDDSAFTRANISPFSMG comes from the coding sequence ATGAACTACATCTCAATTGACGAATTAAAAAACGCTTGGATATTCAAGCATAAAAGCCTGCCGATTAAGATAGGTGATAAACGAATGATAAAGCCTATGGCAACAAGCCGCGCCAAAATGCTTTGGGATGGCAATATTAGTAAACAGGTTGATCATCCTGACTTCTTTAAAAAAGGTGATTGGCCAGAAAACAGTAAAAATTGGACAGATAATGGCAAATGGGAAAGCATATGGGATAGCGACGATAGTGCTTTTACCCGAGCAAATATTAGCCCATTTAGCATGGGATAA
- a CDS encoding leucine-rich repeat-containing protein kinase family protein, with product MHTLSQLKSGELAGITRLKISENLTCFPVEILSLADSLEILDLSDNQLTALPNELVKLKKLKIIFASNNLFTALPEVLGGCENLEMVGFKSNQIKHVPADALPAKLRWLILTDNCIETLPDSLGERPRLQKLALAGNKLTALPLTLAQSVNLELVRISANNLTECPTQLLSLPKLAWFAFSGNPFSHAELNIVSVPSLKASSFALHNVLGQGASGVISRATWHEAQTEYPHEVAVKVFKGSVTSDGYPKDELQACLKTGSHKNIVRSLAQVNENGYLALIMVLIPEHFKNLGLPPTFDTCTRDTFPSGFTLKVNDIDKIITQMEAVFEHLHSNQVCHGDLYAHNTLFDDNANIIFGDFGAATMYHMLDNAQQALVKNIERRALNYFIKDLLTICHQQDQHSPMFRAIEQKISRNNAS from the coding sequence ATGCATACATTATCTCAGTTAAAGTCTGGAGAACTAGCAGGTATCACACGTTTAAAAATATCTGAAAATTTAACCTGCTTCCCGGTAGAGATTTTGTCATTAGCTGATAGCTTAGAAATTCTAGACTTATCAGATAACCAATTAACCGCGCTACCAAACGAACTTGTTAAGCTAAAAAAACTGAAAATAATTTTCGCCTCAAATAACCTTTTTACTGCCCTGCCAGAAGTACTAGGTGGTTGTGAAAATTTAGAGATGGTTGGCTTTAAGTCGAACCAAATTAAGCACGTACCTGCTGATGCTTTACCCGCGAAATTACGTTGGTTGATATTAACCGACAACTGCATTGAAACGTTGCCTGACAGTTTAGGTGAACGCCCAAGATTACAAAAACTGGCATTAGCAGGCAATAAGTTAACGGCCCTACCCTTAACTTTAGCTCAGTCAGTTAACCTTGAATTAGTGCGTATTTCAGCGAATAACTTAACTGAATGTCCAACACAGTTACTTAGCTTACCTAAGCTTGCTTGGTTTGCCTTTTCAGGTAATCCTTTTAGCCACGCAGAACTTAATATCGTATCAGTGCCATCGCTCAAAGCATCAAGTTTTGCCTTACACAATGTGCTAGGGCAAGGGGCTTCAGGGGTTATTTCAAGAGCAACGTGGCATGAAGCCCAAACAGAATATCCTCATGAAGTGGCCGTTAAAGTTTTTAAAGGCTCGGTGACCAGTGACGGTTATCCAAAAGACGAATTACAAGCATGCTTAAAAACCGGCAGTCATAAAAACATCGTTCGCTCTTTAGCACAAGTTAATGAGAACGGTTATTTAGCCTTAATTATGGTTTTAATACCCGAGCATTTTAAAAACTTAGGCTTACCGCCAACGTTCGATACTTGCACACGTGATACTTTTCCGAGCGGATTTACTTTAAAGGTTAACGACATTGATAAAATAATCACGCAAATGGAAGCTGTATTCGAACACTTACATAGCAATCAAGTTTGTCATGGCGATTTATATGCACATAACACCTTATTTGATGATAACGCTAATATCATTTTTGGCGACTTTGGTGCAGCAACTATGTATCACATGTTAGATAACGCTCAGCAGGCATTAGTGAAAAATATTGAGCGCAGAGCATTAAATTACTTCATTAAAGATTTATTAACTATTTGCCATCAACAAGATCAACATAGCCCAATGTTTAGGGCGATTGAACAAAAAATTAGTCGTAACAATGCAAGTTAA
- a CDS encoding MATE family efflux transporter has translation MKLAYPILIAQLIQNLMGFADTVMAGRVSATDMAAVAVASSVWLPLILTISGLVMALASIISQLSGAKQFDDVAKASYQTAWIAVFFSIVIIIAYYIATPLLINSIALEPELKHLMFDYLGYIVWGGPGYCLYLVLRNYSEGLSFTRPTMIISILGLLINIPANYIFIYGEFGMPALGGAGCGIATAIVYWVMFAGMLAYTYFSKHLKQAPLFKKFYWPDWAAMKIILALGMPIAFSLLFEVSLFAAVAIILAPFGANVVASHQIAINFSGLVFMVPLSLAMAVTIKVGFEVGNKKLENAKELCRYSVILGLIIAVATAALTLLFSTQIAAIYTTDTEVLELAASLMFLAALFQFSDAIQVISAGALRGYKDTKSILYITFFSYWVVGLSLGLILGLTDWIVPATGPYGFWVGFISGLTVAAVLLAWRLKVVQQRLDQQIAVEASVS, from the coding sequence ATGAAATTGGCTTACCCAATTTTAATTGCTCAATTGATCCAAAATTTAATGGGCTTTGCTGACACCGTTATGGCCGGCCGTGTTAGCGCTACTGATATGGCAGCCGTTGCTGTTGCCAGTAGTGTTTGGTTGCCATTGATTTTAACCATTTCAGGCTTGGTTATGGCACTGGCAAGTATTATTTCGCAATTGTCTGGCGCTAAACAATTTGATGACGTAGCAAAAGCAAGTTATCAAACCGCCTGGATAGCCGTCTTCTTTTCAATTGTCATCATTATTGCCTACTACATCGCCACACCTTTATTAATAAACTCAATCGCTCTAGAGCCTGAGCTAAAACATCTGATGTTCGACTATTTGGGTTACATAGTTTGGGGTGGTCCAGGTTATTGTCTTTACTTGGTATTACGTAACTACTCTGAAGGTTTGTCTTTTACTCGCCCAACCATGATCATCAGTATCTTGGGCTTATTAATTAACATCCCCGCTAACTACATATTTATTTATGGTGAATTCGGTATGCCAGCACTTGGCGGTGCGGGCTGCGGTATTGCAACAGCCATAGTGTACTGGGTGATGTTTGCTGGCATGCTGGCTTATACGTATTTTTCAAAGCACTTAAAACAGGCGCCGCTGTTTAAAAAATTCTATTGGCCTGATTGGGCAGCAATGAAAATTATTCTAGCTTTAGGCATGCCAATTGCATTTTCATTACTTTTTGAAGTCAGCTTATTTGCTGCCGTCGCGATAATATTAGCGCCATTTGGTGCTAATGTAGTTGCAAGCCATCAAATAGCGATTAACTTCTCAGGACTTGTTTTTATGGTGCCACTCAGTTTAGCCATGGCAGTAACAATAAAGGTTGGCTTTGAAGTGGGTAATAAAAAGTTAGAAAATGCTAAAGAACTTTGTCGGTATTCTGTCATATTAGGATTAATTATTGCTGTTGCAACAGCAGCCTTAACGTTACTGTTTAGCACACAAATAGCCGCCATTTACACCACGGATACAGAGGTACTTGAACTTGCTGCTAGCTTAATGTTTTTGGCCGCTCTATTTCAATTTTCAGATGCGATACAGGTTATTTCAGCAGGCGCATTACGTGGCTATAAAGATACAAAATCTATTCTGTATATTACTTTTTTCTCTTACTGGGTTGTTGGCTTATCACTGGGGTTGATATTAGGCCTAACCGACTGGATAGTGCCAGCAACAGGCCCTTATGGTTTTTGGGTTGGTTTTATATCAGGTTTAACCGTTGCTGCTGTATTACTAGCTTGGCGTTTAAAAGTAGTGCAACAACGCCTCGATCAACAAATCGCGGTAGAGGCCTCAGTGTCATAA
- a CDS encoding riboflavin synthase subunit alpha, with translation MFTGIVQSQAEVIAIISKNNAISLKVSLENRLIEQLEIGASVAINGVCLTAVEFGHLTSDKSFISFDVIDETLRVSNLANIALGTQVNVERSLKVGDEIGGHMLSGHVHTQAVVIERIDSKDNCTLSFSLAPEYQKYIFAKGFISINGISLTLGAEVSDLFSVHLIPETLSRTNLQQVVIGDKVNIEFDQQTMTIVQTIERMNLR, from the coding sequence ATGTTTACAGGTATAGTGCAATCACAAGCTGAAGTAATTGCGATAATTAGTAAAAATAATGCGATAAGCTTAAAAGTATCCTTGGAAAATCGCTTAATTGAACAGCTTGAAATAGGGGCCAGCGTTGCTATTAATGGTGTTTGTTTAACCGCGGTTGAGTTTGGTCATTTGACATCGGATAAAAGCTTTATCAGTTTTGATGTTATTGATGAAACATTACGGGTATCTAATCTGGCAAATATTGCTTTAGGGACACAAGTTAATGTTGAGCGTTCTTTGAAAGTTGGCGATGAAATTGGTGGCCATATGCTCAGTGGTCATGTTCATACTCAAGCTGTTGTTATCGAACGAATTGACAGCAAAGATAATTGCACACTCAGCTTTAGTTTAGCGCCAGAGTATCAAAAATATATCTTTGCTAAAGGCTTTATTAGTATCAATGGTATTAGTTTAACGCTTGGCGCGGAAGTTAGTGATTTATTTTCGGTGCATTTGATCCCTGAAACCTTATCTCGTACCAATTTACAACAGGTGGTTATTGGCGATAAGGTTAACATTGAATTTGATCAGCAAACCATGACCATAGTACAAACCATTGAGCGAATGAATTTACGCTAG
- a CDS encoding CPXCG motif-containing cysteine-rich protein, whose product MPHKLKEQRIECPNCGHNIRVSLDASEGDQDYYDECPACCMEIHLNLHIDEYNQKIQLAVASDDEQVF is encoded by the coding sequence ATGCCCCATAAACTTAAAGAGCAACGTATTGAATGTCCAAACTGTGGTCACAACATCCGTGTCAGCTTAGACGCTAGCGAAGGTGATCAAGATTACTACGATGAATGTCCCGCCTGTTGTATGGAAATACATTTGAATTTACATATTGATGAATACAATCAAAAAATTCAACTGGCGGTTGCAAGTGACGATGAGCAAGTATTTTAA
- the fdxA gene encoding ferredoxin FdxA yields MAFVVTDNCIQCKYTDCVAVCPADAFHQGPNFLVINPESCIDCDLCPVECPAEAIYQEDEVPENQKDFIELNAELAKLWPVITEVIPAPEDAEQWDGVPNKINHLITDLD; encoded by the coding sequence ATGGCCTTTGTAGTTACTGATAACTGTATTCAATGCAAATACACTGATTGTGTCGCGGTATGCCCTGCTGATGCTTTTCATCAAGGACCCAATTTTTTAGTCATTAACCCTGAGTCATGCATTGATTGCGACCTATGCCCAGTTGAATGCCCAGCAGAGGCTATTTACCAAGAAGATGAAGTACCAGAAAACCAAAAAGACTTTATCGAGCTTAACGCTGAATTAGCAAAACTATGGCCTGTGATCACCGAAGTTATACCCGCGCCAGAAGATGCCGAGCAATGGGACGGCGTACCAAATAAAATTAACCACCTGATCACCGATCTCGATTAA
- a CDS encoding NAD(P)/FAD-dependent oxidoreductase, whose product MLRLTNVKLPLNHQPEELEQAILATLNITAEQLTSFSMFKRGYDARKKNNIILIYTLDVDTTKNAELIAEHAKNQNIKASPDTSYKFVGQAPENLTERPVVIGMGPCGLFAGLLLAQMGFKPIILERGKEVRQRTKDTFGFWRKKILNTESNVQFGEGGAGTFSDGKLYSQVKDPKHYSRKVLHEFVDAGAPDEILYVSKPHIGTFKLVTMVEQMRAEINRLGGEVRFEQRVDDIHFEKIDDDSNNMQVTGLTLATGEVLKTKHIALAIGHSARDTFTMLHEKGVFIKAKPFSVGFRIEHEQSVIDDARFGKSAGHPILGAADYKLVHHCKNGRSVYSFCMCPGGTVVAAASEEGRLVTNGMSQYSRHERNANSAIVVGISPEDYDENGSKDNVLAGIEFQRRLEETAFKLGGENYDAPVQLVGDFLAGRKSGEHGAVEPSYKPGVKYCDLSETLPAYAIEAIREALPAFERKIKGFSMADATLTAVETRTSSPINITRDKESLESINSKGLYPAGEGAGYAGGILSAGIDGIKVAEAMALSMLKSYQS is encoded by the coding sequence ATGTTGCGTTTAACTAACGTCAAATTACCACTAAATCATCAACCTGAAGAATTAGAGCAAGCTATTCTTGCAACATTAAACATCACCGCTGAGCAGCTAACAAGTTTTTCAATGTTTAAGCGTGGCTACGATGCGCGTAAAAAAAACAATATTATTTTGATCTATACCTTAGATGTCGATACAACAAAAAATGCCGAACTGATTGCTGAGCATGCTAAAAATCAAAATATTAAAGCCAGTCCTGACACCAGCTATAAATTTGTTGGCCAAGCACCAGAGAATTTAACCGAGCGTCCAGTGGTTATTGGTATGGGGCCTTGTGGTTTATTTGCTGGTTTGCTGTTAGCGCAAATGGGCTTTAAGCCGATAATTTTAGAGCGCGGTAAAGAAGTACGTCAACGTACTAAAGATACCTTTGGTTTTTGGCGTAAAAAAATTCTTAATACTGAATCGAATGTGCAGTTTGGTGAAGGTGGTGCCGGCACCTTTTCTGACGGCAAGCTCTACAGCCAAGTAAAAGACCCTAAACATTATAGCCGCAAAGTGTTACATGAATTTGTTGATGCTGGCGCACCTGATGAAATATTGTATGTCAGTAAACCTCATATCGGTACTTTTAAGTTGGTCACTATGGTTGAGCAAATGCGCGCTGAAATAAACCGTTTGGGTGGTGAAGTGCGTTTTGAACAACGTGTTGACGATATCCATTTTGAAAAAATAGATGACGATAGCAACAACATGCAAGTCACGGGCTTAACGTTGGCTACGGGTGAAGTGTTAAAAACTAAGCATATTGCGCTTGCGATTGGTCACAGTGCGCGTGATACTTTTACTATGCTGCATGAAAAAGGCGTGTTTATTAAAGCTAAGCCATTTTCAGTCGGTTTTAGAATCGAGCATGAGCAATCGGTGATTGATGATGCCCGTTTTGGTAAAAGTGCTGGTCACCCTATTTTAGGTGCAGCGGATTATAAGTTGGTACATCATTGTAAAAATGGTCGTTCTGTTTATAGTTTTTGTATGTGTCCTGGCGGTACGGTGGTTGCAGCAGCTTCAGAAGAAGGGCGTTTAGTGACTAATGGCATGAGCCAATACTCACGCCACGAACGCAATGCTAACAGTGCTATTGTCGTGGGTATATCGCCGGAAGATTATGATGAAAACGGCAGTAAAGATAATGTGCTTGCCGGTATTGAATTTCAGCGTCGTCTTGAAGAAACTGCTTTCAAACTTGGCGGCGAAAACTATGATGCGCCTGTGCAACTTGTGGGTGATTTTCTTGCAGGGCGCAAAAGTGGCGAGCATGGCGCTGTAGAGCCGTCATATAAACCAGGGGTAAAATACTGTGATTTAAGCGAAACGTTACCGGCTTATGCTATTGAAGCTATTCGTGAAGCATTGCCGGCATTTGAGCGTAAAATCAAAGGCTTTTCAATGGCAGATGCAACCTTAACCGCGGTTGAAACGCGTACATCGTCACCGATTAATATTACCCGTGATAAAGAAAGCTTAGAAAGTATCAACAGTAAAGGCTTATATCCTGCTGGTGAAGGTGCAGGTTATGCAGGCGGTATTTTGTCTGCCGGTATTGATGGTATAAAAGTCGCTGAGGCGATGGCGCTTTCAATGCTTAAAAGTTATCAATCGTAA
- the secD gene encoding protein translocase subunit SecD — protein MMNSRNTKPVKKAKWQNIVIIFVLLFMVISALPNLYSDKFTVQLVSHNSQSVPISAQEINRVLAKHKLTIDEIRASAESTTITLASKADQAAIEKLLTKQFSENYTIESSIENNTPAWLKVFHGEPIKLGLDLSGGVLFVLDVDTERALFDKLKGIALDVKSLAITERLRLSNVSQPNNYTITFGFSAAKQGAVEKLLTKIDQSYPELTQSKVNNNQVVLAYSATEQVKFRQETMSQTLKTMRGRIEELGITEAVTQKQGKNRIRIELPGVHDPEEAKRIIGATASLDFYQLAENSNAVGITQMTDKTGRQLRMNSQVVFSGSHIKNARSGQDEMGMPLVNLTLDGVGGKKMSMFSKQNIGKPMVTVFSEFYRNANDEMVKKSKVINVATIQQHLGAQFSITNMSSPQEAQELALLLRAGSLTAPVTIVQQRSIEATLGVDNIDNGIKALTIGIGITLLFMFIWYRSLGLIANAALGLNLISLLGLMSLLPGTVLTLPGIAGLVLTVGMAVDTNVLIFERIKEELKRGRKVLFAIESGYKNAFSTILDANITTMITGIILYAIGYGAVKGFAIILCLGILTSMFTGVFVSKALTNLVIRENKSQLLGVKL, from the coding sequence ATGATGAATTCACGTAACACCAAGCCGGTTAAAAAGGCTAAATGGCAAAATATTGTCATTATATTTGTATTACTATTTATGGTTATTAGTGCTTTACCTAATTTATATTCTGATAAATTTACGGTTCAGCTAGTAAGCCACAACAGTCAAAGTGTGCCAATATCTGCTCAAGAAATTAATCGAGTATTAGCTAAGCACAAGCTAACTATCGATGAGATCAGAGCATCGGCAGAAAGCACCACGATTACTTTAGCAAGTAAAGCGGATCAAGCCGCCATTGAAAAACTATTAACAAAACAGTTTTCTGAAAATTATACGATTGAAAGTTCGATAGAAAACAACACGCCTGCTTGGTTGAAAGTGTTTCATGGTGAGCCGATAAAACTCGGTTTAGATTTAAGTGGCGGCGTGTTATTTGTCCTTGATGTCGATACCGAACGAGCATTGTTTGATAAATTGAAAGGCATTGCATTAGACGTGAAATCTTTAGCGATTACGGAGCGTCTTCGCTTGAGTAACGTATCTCAGCCAAATAATTACACCATTACTTTCGGTTTCTCCGCTGCAAAGCAAGGTGCTGTTGAAAAATTATTAACAAAAATTGATCAAAGCTATCCGGAATTAACACAAAGCAAGGTTAACAATAACCAAGTTGTTTTGGCTTATTCAGCAACAGAACAAGTTAAATTTCGTCAAGAAACCATGAGCCAAACGCTGAAAACCATGCGTGGTCGTATAGAAGAGCTTGGCATTACCGAGGCGGTGACACAAAAACAGGGCAAAAATAGGATCCGTATTGAACTGCCGGGTGTACATGATCCAGAAGAAGCAAAAAGAATCATTGGTGCTACTGCTTCGTTAGACTTTTATCAATTGGCTGAGAACTCTAATGCGGTTGGTATAACGCAAATGACAGACAAAACGGGTCGTCAGCTTAGAATGAATAGCCAAGTGGTGTTTTCCGGTAGCCATATTAAAAATGCCCGCTCAGGCCAAGACGAAATGGGCATGCCATTAGTTAATCTAACTTTAGATGGGGTGGGTGGCAAAAAAATGTCAATGTTTTCTAAACAAAATATTGGCAAACCTATGGTAACGGTATTTTCTGAGTTTTATCGAAATGCAAATGATGAAATGGTGAAAAAAAGCAAAGTGATTAATGTTGCCACTATTCAACAGCATTTGGGCGCACAATTTAGTATCACCAATATGTCGAGCCCACAAGAGGCGCAAGAACTCGCGTTATTGTTACGTGCAGGTTCATTAACCGCCCCGGTAACCATAGTGCAGCAACGTAGTATTGAAGCAACATTAGGTGTGGACAATATAGATAACGGTATCAAAGCGTTAACTATAGGTATTGGTATTACTTTACTCTTTATGTTTATTTGGTATCGCAGTTTGGGGCTTATCGCCAATGCTGCCTTGGGATTAAACTTAATTAGCTTACTTGGTTTGATGTCGTTGCTGCCAGGCACCGTACTAACCTTGCCGGGCATTGCTGGTTTGGTACTTACCGTTGGTATGGCTGTTGATACTAACGTGTTGATATTTGAAAGGATAAAAGAAGAATTAAAGCGCGGCCGTAAAGTGCTTTTTGCTATTGAAAGCGGCTATAAAAATGCTTTTTCTACTATTTTAGACGCCAACATTACCACAATGATCACCGGCATCATTTTATATGCTATCGGCTATGGCGCGGTAAAAGGCTTTGCAATTATTCTCTGCTTAGGCATTTTAACCAGCATGTTTACCGGTGTTTTTGTCTCAAAAGCCTTAACTAATTTAGTGATCCGTGAAAACAAGTCTCAGTTACTTGGAGTAAAATTATGA
- the secF gene encoding protein translocase subunit SecF has translation MNKLFLKQHETLSKFRLISLYFATALVIFSLLGIFSKGLNLGLDFTGGYLTEFTTQESLTQQNMETLLSSYLPDSFSLKSAENGRHWSVQQADNELSLKGKAWLSDFSEQSELTITPLDSIYIGSQVGDELINQGGLALITSVVMILLYLSFRFEWRLAAGSVIALCHDVIIVLGIFAWFDIPFDLTIVASLLAIIGYSLNDSIIVGDKIREIMKRNNQQSVESIVNLAIKSTIVRTLITSGTTLATILAVWIFAGESLAGFAMALFSGVLVGTFSSITISATVPQLLGLSADYYNQKEQELCPLP, from the coding sequence ATGAACAAGCTTTTTTTAAAACAACATGAAACCTTAAGTAAATTTCGCCTTATCAGTTTGTATTTCGCTACTGCGCTGGTTATTTTTTCTTTGTTGGGCATATTCAGTAAAGGACTTAATTTAGGCTTAGACTTTACCGGCGGCTATTTGACCGAGTTCACTACACAAGAGTCACTTACCCAGCAAAATATGGAAACATTGTTAAGCTCATATCTACCTGACAGTTTTAGTTTGAAATCAGCTGAAAATGGCAGGCACTGGAGCGTTCAACAAGCAGATAACGAGCTAAGCTTGAAAGGAAAAGCATGGCTGAGCGATTTTTCTGAGCAAAGTGAGTTAACCATCACACCACTAGATTCAATTTATATTGGTAGCCAAGTCGGTGATGAATTAATTAACCAAGGAGGCTTAGCGTTAATTACCTCGGTGGTAATGATATTACTTTATCTTTCATTTAGATTTGAATGGCGTTTAGCTGCAGGTTCGGTTATCGCGCTTTGTCATGACGTTATTATCGTGTTGGGAATTTTTGCTTGGTTTGATATTCCTTTTGATTTAACCATAGTGGCCAGTTTACTCGCTATTATAGGTTACTCATTAAATGACTCTATTATTGTCGGCGATAAAATACGTGAAATTATGAAAAGGAATAATCAACAGAGCGTTGAGAGTATTGTTAACTTGGCAATAAAATCTACCATAGTGCGAACATTGATCACCTCGGGAACCACGTTGGCAACAATATTAGCGGTATGGATTTTTGCTGGTGAGTCATTAGCAGGTTTTGCTATGGCGCTGTTCTCAGGCGTTTTAGTTGGTACGTTTTCATCTATTACCATTTCAGCAACCGTGCCGCAATTACTCGGCTTGTCAGCAGATTATTATAACCAAAAAGAGCAAGAGCTTTGCCCGTTACCATAA